From Marivirga harenae, one genomic window encodes:
- a CDS encoding alanine/glycine:cation symporter family protein, translated as MSLKEILVGFGNAMWGTPLLLLLMGGGLFFLIYSRFLPFRYFKHAVQILRGKYDGEKSEGDINHYQALSTALAATVGMGNISGVAVAITMGGPGAIFWMWVSAFVGMATKFFTCTLAVMFRGKDSLGNLQGGPMYVIREGLGKKWQPLAVLFCVAGMFGTIPSFQSNQLTAAIGEGLLLPLGIELTFGIKLTIGIILAIIVALVILGGIKRIGNVAGRMVPMMVGIYVVAVIAILALNYELVPQYLKLIFVDAFTANSVLGGAVGAIVVAGARRAAFSNEAGIGTAPMAHGAAKTNEPVREGLVAMMGPAIDTIIVCTMTALAILITGIWQDHTEGISGVTLTIKAFDDSLWGGRYLLVLALFIFAITSLFSYSYYGGKCFAYLFGAQHIRWYQYFYIGMVIWGSIASLGAVIGLIDGMYALMAFPTMISAFILAPKVMKAAKVYFAKSDLQ; from the coding sequence ATGTCATTAAAAGAAATACTAGTAGGCTTTGGGAATGCAATGTGGGGAACGCCCCTTCTCTTGTTATTGATGGGCGGAGGATTATTTTTCCTTATTTATTCTCGTTTTCTTCCATTTCGATATTTTAAACATGCTGTTCAAATCCTAAGAGGAAAGTATGACGGTGAAAAAAGCGAGGGAGATATTAATCACTATCAGGCGCTTTCAACTGCATTAGCCGCTACAGTAGGGATGGGAAATATTAGTGGAGTTGCTGTTGCTATTACAATGGGAGGTCCAGGTGCAATTTTCTGGATGTGGGTAAGTGCCTTTGTGGGTATGGCTACAAAATTTTTCACTTGTACTTTGGCGGTTATGTTTAGAGGTAAAGATTCTTTAGGGAATTTACAAGGAGGCCCTATGTATGTAATCCGTGAAGGTTTGGGTAAAAAATGGCAACCCTTGGCAGTTTTATTTTGTGTGGCAGGTATGTTTGGGACAATTCCAAGCTTCCAATCCAATCAACTAACAGCAGCTATAGGAGAGGGACTATTGTTGCCATTAGGTATTGAACTGACTTTTGGAATCAAATTAACAATTGGAATTATTTTGGCCATTATTGTGGCGCTGGTGATTTTGGGAGGCATTAAAAGAATTGGAAATGTAGCTGGAAGAATGGTTCCTATGATGGTAGGGATTTATGTAGTAGCCGTAATAGCTATTTTAGCATTGAATTATGAATTAGTACCCCAATATTTGAAACTTATTTTTGTAGATGCTTTCACAGCTAATTCAGTTTTAGGAGGAGCAGTTGGTGCTATTGTGGTTGCAGGTGCCAGAAGAGCCGCTTTTTCAAATGAAGCAGGAATAGGAACAGCTCCGATGGCACATGGTGCAGCCAAAACGAACGAACCGGTTCGTGAAGGTTTGGTGGCGATGATGGGACCAGCCATTGATACTATCATAGTTTGTACTATGACTGCTTTGGCTATTTTGATAACAGGCATATGGCAAGACCATACTGAAGGTATAAGCGGAGTGACGCTTACAATTAAAGCCTTCGATGATTCTCTCTGGGGGGGTAGATATTTGTTGGTACTGGCATTATTTATTTTTGCGATTACATCTCTTTTCAGCTATTCCTATTATGGAGGAAAATGCTTTGCTTATTTGTTTGGTGCTCAGCACATCCGCTGGTATCAATATTTTTATATCGGAATGGTAATCTGGGGATCCATAGCTTCTTTAGGTGCAGTAATAGGTCTGATTGATGGTATGTACGCACTGATGGCTTTTCCTACTATGATTTCGGCATTTATCCTGGCACCTAAGGTCATGAAAGCGGCCAAAGTTTATTTTGCGAAAAGTGATTTACAATAA
- a CDS encoding glycosyltransferase — MGNRPLVTVYITNFNYEKYIQTAIESVLAQSMKDFELFIIDDGSTDDSKAIIENYRGQDQISIIYQQNKGLNITNNVAMRAANGQYLMRLDADDFLEKTALEKMSLALEKDARLGLVFPDYYYVDADGNRTGLEQRHNFEKEVSLYDQPAHGACTMIRLEFLKSLGGYNESFTCQDGYDLWIKFITHHKVSNINEPLFSYRRHGQNLTTNEDKILKTRKQIKSVFVDENFKSPSTLGIIPVRNTFIDNINLPLFEIEGRSLLERKVQACLASNKLSHLVISSADEDILRHAVEKFNGNEKIIIIERPKAYADKNQSLNDTIQQSIDYEEHNGRNYDAVMTISIEFPFLEAETIDEAIDTLTLFKSDAVLSVRPDNRLYYQHTGKTLAPILEQEKFTKLEREALYKGVGGIVLSTIANFKRNKKMTSGRISHIVVDQKTAFGIFSKFDFELFRPLIRN; from the coding sequence ATGGGAAATCGTCCATTAGTTACTGTATATATAACCAATTTCAATTATGAAAAGTACATTCAAACAGCCATTGAAAGTGTTTTAGCGCAATCAATGAAAGACTTTGAGCTTTTCATAATTGATGATGGATCTACTGATGATAGTAAAGCTATTATCGAAAACTACAGAGGACAGGACCAAATCTCTATAATTTATCAGCAAAACAAAGGGCTGAATATTACCAATAACGTAGCGATGCGTGCCGCAAATGGTCAATACTTGATGCGTTTAGATGCTGATGATTTCTTGGAAAAAACAGCACTAGAAAAAATGAGCCTTGCATTGGAAAAAGATGCTAGATTGGGCCTAGTTTTTCCTGACTACTATTATGTAGATGCAGATGGAAACCGTACGGGATTAGAACAACGTCATAATTTCGAGAAAGAAGTATCTCTGTACGACCAACCTGCGCACGGTGCTTGTACAATGATTCGCCTTGAGTTTTTAAAATCATTGGGCGGATACAACGAAAGCTTTACGTGCCAAGATGGTTATGATCTTTGGATCAAATTCATCACTCATCATAAAGTAAGTAACATAAACGAGCCCCTATTCTCCTATAGACGGCATGGACAAAACTTGACTACTAATGAGGATAAAATCTTAAAAACCCGTAAGCAAATCAAATCAGTATTTGTAGATGAAAACTTCAAATCTCCATCAACTTTAGGAATCATTCCAGTGAGAAACACTTTCATCGATAACATTAATCTTCCACTTTTTGAAATTGAAGGTAGAAGTCTATTAGAAAGGAAAGTCCAAGCTTGTTTAGCAAGTAACAAACTCAGTCATTTAGTGATTTCCAGCGCAGATGAGGACATTTTAAGGCATGCTGTTGAGAAGTTCAATGGAAATGAGAAAATCATTATTATCGAAAGACCAAAAGCTTATGCTGATAAAAATCAAAGCTTGAACGATACTATTCAACAATCAATAGATTATGAAGAGCACAATGGCAGAAATTATGATGCTGTCATGACAATCTCTATCGAATTCCCATTTTTGGAAGCAGAAACTATTGATGAAGCTATAGATACATTAACGCTATTTAAATCTGATGCTGTTTTAAGCGTTAGGCCTGATAATAGATTATATTATCAACATACAGGAAAGACTCTGGCTCCTATTTTGGAACAAGAAAAATTTACGAAGCTTGAAAGAGAGGCTCTGTATAAAGGGGTAGGCGGTATCGTTTTATCAACGATCGCAAATTTTAAAAGAAACAAGAAAATGACTAGCGGCAGAATTAGTCACATTGTAGTTGATCAAAAAACAGCCTTTGGAATCTTTAGCAAGTTCGATTTTGAATTATTTCGACCGTTAATTCGAAACTGA
- a CDS encoding class I SAM-dependent methyltransferase: MDWMRLTPMSKKGERNQEQWIRTEKDAAEQFEVDTYLGKKTDLLALKKNIVEKLKKNQAYYKESRTDIYKPENTEPVEACPVCSESSQNTELKTNIYGAKYAMCNNCTHVYVLERPSKSAIEGFYLNDITYAATYTDKTAAESRLNAIAVPWLKWTMEVFEKAHGRKPKKILDVGSGAGHFVEACRREGIAADGIELSQSSRDFSKEIWGIDLDSRDFLKIESDYDGYDIVTFWGLLEHTPNPSAILEKAYDIVSKSDAGMVISKLPRWHSLSSAIQQLSTDTVIRHLDPMGHIMAFTDASASELYYKNKFKPAAVWYYGMDVYETLMQISTKTGAYDAFTKTGSVQMELQQFVDENIFSDGITLAGVPFKS, encoded by the coding sequence ATGGATTGGATGAGATTGACCCCAATGTCAAAAAAAGGGGAAAGAAATCAAGAACAGTGGATAAGAACTGAAAAAGATGCTGCCGAACAGTTTGAAGTAGATACTTATTTAGGTAAAAAAACAGATCTTCTAGCATTGAAAAAAAATATCGTTGAAAAACTTAAAAAAAATCAAGCTTACTATAAGGAAAGCCGAACTGATATTTATAAGCCTGAAAACACAGAGCCAGTAGAAGCTTGCCCTGTTTGTAGTGAATCCTCGCAAAATACAGAATTAAAAACTAATATCTATGGGGCGAAATATGCCATGTGTAATAATTGCACACATGTATATGTGCTAGAAAGACCGTCAAAAAGCGCAATTGAAGGCTTCTACCTTAATGATATCACATATGCAGCTACTTATACTGATAAAACCGCTGCCGAATCACGATTAAATGCTATTGCAGTTCCCTGGTTAAAATGGACTATGGAAGTTTTTGAAAAAGCCCATGGACGAAAGCCTAAAAAAATCCTAGATGTTGGTTCAGGCGCTGGACATTTTGTGGAAGCTTGTCGGAGAGAAGGAATAGCCGCTGACGGCATTGAATTAAGCCAGTCAAGTCGTGATTTTTCGAAGGAAATCTGGGGTATTGATCTTGATAGCAGAGACTTCCTCAAAATAGAAAGCGATTATGATGGTTATGATATCGTGACTTTTTGGGGATTATTAGAACACACTCCAAATCCATCTGCGATATTGGAGAAAGCTTATGATATCGTATCCAAGAGCGATGCGGGTATGGTAATTTCAAAACTTCCAAGATGGCATTCACTGAGTAGTGCCATACAGCAATTATCAACTGATACCGTCATTAGGCATTTAGACCCTATGGGGCACATTATGGCATTCACAGATGCTTCAGCATCAGAGTTGTATTACAAAAACAAGTTCAAACCAGCAGCAGTTTGGTACTACGGAATGGATGTTTACGAGACATTAATGCAAATATCTACAAAAACTGGTGCTTATGATGCTTTCACCAAAACCGGCTCTGTTCAAATGGAATTACAACAATTTGTAGATGAAAATATATTTTCAGACGGAATTACGCTGGCTGGGGTCCCGTTTAAATCATAA
- a CDS encoding N-acetylneuraminate synthase family protein produces the protein MQNNWKGKHGPLLIAEIGGNHEGNFEYAKKLTQLAIDSGADYVKFQIYTGDGLVSKLESPDRNQHFKKFELNPEQHIELAEMCHNQKVGYTASVWNFDALEWINPYMDFFKVGSGDLTAYPMLRELAKYQKPILISTGLASEKEVVEAIDFLRQQNDFYKNEENIAVLQCTSMYPINNSDANLNVMHRFKELLNCAVGYSDHTEGNYAMEIAVAMGAEVLEFHFTDDRTGKTFRDHKVSLTKDEVQELIQKIKLINTLKGASEKKALPIEINNGHDKSFRRAVYPLKDIKKGEILSEKDLTVLRPFHGIDAREYDQLIGKKALQDLEKYQKLSWDYFE, from the coding sequence ATGCAGAATAATTGGAAGGGAAAGCACGGCCCGTTGTTAATTGCAGAAATTGGCGGTAATCATGAAGGTAATTTTGAATATGCCAAAAAACTAACCCAATTAGCAATTGATTCTGGTGCTGATTATGTAAAATTTCAAATATACACAGGCGATGGATTGGTAAGTAAACTGGAAAGTCCTGACCGAAACCAGCATTTCAAAAAATTTGAGTTAAATCCAGAGCAACATATTGAATTAGCAGAAATGTGCCATAATCAAAAAGTGGGCTATACTGCCTCAGTATGGAATTTTGATGCATTGGAGTGGATAAATCCTTATATGGATTTTTTCAAAGTGGGTTCTGGTGATTTGACTGCATACCCGATGTTGAGGGAATTAGCAAAATATCAAAAGCCTATTTTGATTTCAACTGGATTAGCAAGCGAGAAGGAAGTGGTAGAAGCCATTGACTTTTTAAGGCAACAAAATGACTTCTACAAAAACGAAGAAAACATAGCGGTTTTGCAATGTACTTCTATGTACCCTATCAATAATTCTGATGCCAATTTAAATGTGATGCATCGCTTTAAGGAATTATTAAATTGTGCCGTTGGATATTCAGATCATACAGAAGGTAATTATGCTATGGAAATTGCAGTTGCTATGGGTGCTGAAGTGTTGGAATTTCATTTTACAGACGATAGAACTGGCAAAACTTTCAGGGATCATAAAGTATCGCTTACCAAAGACGAGGTGCAGGAATTAATTCAGAAAATTAAATTAATCAATACCTTGAAAGGTGCCTCAGAAAAGAAAGCCTTGCCAATTGAAATAAATAATGGGCACGACAAATCATTTCGAAGGGCGGTGTATCCATTAAAAGACATTAAAAAAGGAGAAATTTTAAGTGAAAAAGACTTAACAGTATTAAGACCATTTCATGGAATTGATGCTAGGGAATACGACCAATTAATTGGTAAAAAAGCATTACAAGATTTAGAAAAATATCAGAAATTAAGTTGGGATTATTTTGAATAA
- a CDS encoding cytidylyltransferase domain-containing protein, which yields MKVGIIVICRFNSSRLPGKILKEINGKPLLAYILERLQQSNYHKNIVIATSNQVTDEPIVEYCEKHNIPYFKGDLKNVSQRFADCLQHFNFDYGVRINGDNIFTDAQLVDKAIDLALENNYDFVSNVKGRTFPTGMSVEVVSSSFYQQQIKKFKEESHREHVTLYFYENENLGKFHFFKNKEMEEAKGLKMAVDTQNDFNFVSSIIKNMDNPHFTYDWKAITKMYLNAE from the coding sequence ATGAAAGTAGGGATTATAGTCATTTGCCGATTTAATTCTTCCAGATTGCCAGGGAAAATATTAAAAGAAATCAATGGAAAACCATTGCTCGCTTACATTCTTGAAAGGTTGCAACAATCCAACTACCATAAAAACATAGTGATTGCCACTTCAAACCAAGTTACCGATGAGCCAATAGTTGAATATTGTGAAAAGCACAATATCCCATATTTTAAAGGTGATTTGAAAAATGTAAGCCAAAGATTTGCAGATTGCTTGCAACATTTCAATTTTGATTATGGGGTGAGAATAAATGGTGATAATATTTTTACGGATGCACAATTGGTAGATAAAGCAATTGATTTAGCATTGGAAAATAATTACGACTTTGTATCCAACGTAAAAGGCAGAACGTTCCCAACAGGCATGAGCGTGGAAGTAGTTTCTTCTTCATTTTATCAGCAGCAAATCAAAAAATTTAAAGAAGAATCTCATCGAGAGCATGTTACACTATATTTTTATGAGAATGAAAATCTGGGTAAGTTTCATTTCTTCAAAAATAAAGAAATGGAAGAAGCAAAAGGTTTAAAAATGGCGGTAGATACCCAAAATGATTTTAACTTTGTAAGTTCAATCATAAAAAATATGGACAATCCTCATTTTACTTATGATTGGAAGGCTATAACAAAAATGTATTTGAATGCAGAATAA
- a CDS encoding acyltransferase, with translation MASQLRKHLKFTWKNRWRSFQERKRIGFLGEQVFFDKNVELQRFPKNISIDNYAVLKEGSRICACNETAKISIGKNATVGFHTFIFASENIKIGDDCLIAPFVYIVDSDHTAKKGTLINQQPNVTDPVSIGNDVWIGTGAKILKGTTIEDGAVIAAGAVVSGHIKSNEIFGGIPAKKISERK, from the coding sequence ATGGCTAGTCAGTTAAGAAAACATTTGAAGTTTACTTGGAAAAACCGTTGGCGATCATTCCAAGAAAGAAAGCGAATTGGCTTTTTAGGAGAACAGGTTTTCTTTGATAAAAATGTAGAATTACAGCGTTTTCCTAAAAACATTTCTATTGATAATTATGCAGTTTTAAAAGAAGGAAGTCGCATTTGTGCTTGCAATGAAACGGCTAAAATTAGCATAGGTAAAAACGCTACCGTTGGATTTCATACCTTTATTTTTGCCTCAGAAAACATCAAAATTGGAGATGATTGCCTGATTGCTCCATTTGTTTATATAGTGGATAGTGATCACACTGCAAAAAAAGGAACACTTATCAACCAACAGCCAAATGTCACGGATCCAGTTTCCATTGGCAATGATGTTTGGATTGGAACTGGAGCAAAAATTTTAAAAGGAACTACCATTGAAGATGGGGCAGTAATTGCCGCAGGAGCAGTAGTATCAGGGCATATAAAAAGTAATGAAATCTTTGGTGGAATTCCAGCTAAGAAAATCAGTGAAAGAAAATGA
- a CDS encoding BFO_1060 family glycosyltransferase, with translation MNNKPKKLKIFCFLDKAVGRDTEIVLPVLYGLEKAINCELTVLFIWDIHKIKIEKPDLIILPNAKGHHMYFEIAKYAYQCGIKVFALESEGNFRTDGSFPYWGYNKDQFFYQEWVTCWSERTQEFIKKIAPNEQKEKIVLTGATGFDRYVYGKFMQRDVFLKKYNKEKYTKIIGYAGWGFGKIYSAHKDVALNHIFPNDKEKRFEWVKKYRVYVRDILKLAIENNPDILFVFKRHPKEAFESDLSEGPNEMNELLDYDNVLYFWHKEQIHDLINVSDFWMGFETTTSLEGWMLGKQTILINDGTDFPRNNLHIGSPKVSNYTELQEVIDEYYITQDIKIFSRPELQKNRAFLIHDTIGYADGKNHLRALYFLIKTLNKIEPGESKPKLNLRHLRLYFLMHFGKYFFNKNIFAKLPYFRKTIYVFESMNLTGFESRRKEYWKTMDEFYKKHHIEEKLNKQDWESIFPLDFVNQQQNG, from the coding sequence ATGAACAATAAGCCCAAAAAGTTAAAGATATTTTGTTTTCTTGATAAAGCTGTGGGCAGGGATACAGAAATAGTACTTCCTGTTTTATACGGCTTGGAAAAGGCTATTAATTGTGAACTTACAGTATTGTTTATATGGGATATCCATAAGATTAAAATAGAAAAACCAGATTTAATTATTTTACCAAACGCAAAAGGGCATCATATGTATTTTGAAATAGCAAAATATGCCTACCAATGCGGAATTAAGGTTTTTGCCTTAGAATCAGAAGGTAATTTTAGAACAGATGGAAGCTTTCCATATTGGGGGTACAATAAAGATCAATTCTTTTATCAAGAATGGGTTACATGTTGGTCTGAAAGAACGCAAGAATTTATAAAGAAAATAGCTCCAAATGAGCAAAAGGAGAAAATTGTATTGACTGGCGCAACAGGATTTGACCGATATGTTTATGGAAAATTCATGCAAAGAGATGTTTTTCTAAAAAAATATAACAAAGAAAAATACACCAAAATTATTGGCTACGCTGGTTGGGGATTTGGAAAGATATACAGCGCTCATAAGGATGTTGCATTAAACCATATTTTCCCAAATGATAAAGAAAAACGTTTCGAATGGGTGAAAAAATACAGAGTATATGTTCGAGACATACTGAAGCTAGCCATTGAAAATAATCCTGACATTCTATTCGTTTTTAAAAGACATCCCAAAGAAGCATTTGAATCTGATTTATCCGAAGGGCCAAACGAAATGAATGAGTTACTGGACTATGACAATGTATTGTATTTTTGGCATAAAGAGCAAATACATGACCTTATCAATGTATCGGATTTTTGGATGGGATTTGAGACCACCACATCATTAGAAGGCTGGATGTTAGGAAAACAAACTATTTTAATTAATGATGGAACCGATTTCCCTAGAAACAACCTTCATATTGGCTCTCCAAAGGTTTCTAATTACACAGAACTTCAAGAGGTAATCGATGAATACTACATTACTCAAGACATCAAAATATTTAGTCGGCCTGAGCTCCAAAAAAACAGAGCATTTTTAATTCATGATACCATAGGTTATGCAGATGGTAAAAATCATTTGCGAGCGCTCTATTTTTTAATTAAAACTTTAAATAAAATTGAACCTGGGGAATCAAAACCCAAACTTAACCTCCGTCATCTAAGGCTATACTTTTTAATGCATTTTGGTAAATATTTTTTCAATAAAAACATATTTGCCAAGCTGCCCTATTTTAGAAAGACGATTTATGTTTTTGAGAGCATGAATTTAACCGGCTTTGAAAGCAGGAGAAAAGAATATTGGAAGACTATGGATGAATTCTACAAAAAACACCATATTGAGGAAAAATTAAATAAGCAGGATTGGGAATCAATTTTCCCTTTAGATTTTGTGAATCAGCAACAAAATGGCTAG
- a CDS encoding YfhO family protein, whose translation MNIKNFTPHIVAVVIFIIINIFMYWPIFMENQELNQNDVIQGKSANQEINEFREQTGEEALWTNSMFSGMPAYLINVQWSGELLKYIPRTIEKIIPTPASHTFIAMLSFYILLLVFKVNPYLAIGGGLAYGLNSFFLISVEAGHIWKVAAISWMPAVLAGIVLAFQKKYLWAFIITALTMALEIRSNHLQITYYLLLVVLVFGLLQLIAAIKNKTLPDFGKAIGVLAIAVLLGLGANLGKVWTAYEYGKYSIRGEAELSSNTESSGGLDRSYAFAWSNGIMEPFTFLIPNFFGGASQEEISTDSDLAKGLQSRGAGTGQIRSFVKNVPTYWGDQPFTSGPYYMGAIIIFLFILGIIFVKGPIKWWLVTASALGIILSWGKNFEVFNYFMFDYFPGYNKFRAVSMTVAMPFLCMPLLGFLGIKELRNANWPKVKKQFLTTIAIAAGLCLLFVIGSFMMGFRGAVDAQLGDQPWLVDLIREQRASMLRTDAFRSFFFIIATGGILYFWKENKLKDGLAIGLVVAVIAIDLIPVSKRYLNEDNFVKENRGELITKTEADKRILQDDGHYRMLNLNNPFNEARTSYYHSSVGGYHGAKMRRYQDLIENHLQNEMSIMVEKLRSGDSDLSNFGIINMLNTKYIKFGNQAGQVIPNQQANGNAWFVEEVKTVSNPDEEIEKLGNINTKQEAVVNTDRFDLSQEVISKGEIELISYAPNELIYTSNNNSNGLAVFSEIYYPKGWKAYIDGKETDILQVNYVLRGLEIPSGNHEIRFDFKPDAYFIGNKVMLGSSIVIFILLIGGLAYQIRKSL comes from the coding sequence ATGAACATTAAAAATTTCACGCCTCATATTGTTGCCGTTGTCATATTCATAATCATAAATATATTTATGTATTGGCCCATCTTTATGGAAAATCAGGAACTCAATCAAAATGATGTTATTCAAGGGAAAAGTGCCAATCAGGAAATAAACGAATTTCGCGAACAGACAGGTGAGGAAGCATTATGGACCAACAGCATGTTCAGTGGAATGCCTGCTTATTTGATCAATGTTCAATGGTCAGGGGAGTTACTGAAATATATCCCTAGAACTATAGAAAAAATAATCCCTACCCCAGCTAGCCATACATTTATTGCAATGTTGTCATTTTATATACTGCTTTTAGTTTTTAAAGTGAACCCATATTTAGCAATAGGAGGAGGATTGGCATACGGGCTCAATAGCTTTTTTCTGATTTCAGTGGAAGCAGGCCACATTTGGAAAGTAGCCGCTATTAGTTGGATGCCAGCTGTATTGGCAGGAATTGTCCTAGCCTTTCAAAAGAAGTATTTATGGGCTTTTATAATTACAGCGCTCACGATGGCATTAGAAATCCGTTCTAACCATCTTCAAATCACCTATTATTTATTATTGGTAGTTTTAGTATTTGGACTCTTACAATTAATAGCCGCCATCAAAAATAAAACCTTGCCTGATTTTGGAAAAGCTATTGGAGTTCTGGCTATTGCCGTATTGCTTGGTTTGGGTGCGAATCTTGGTAAAGTTTGGACTGCTTATGAATACGGGAAATATTCAATTAGAGGAGAAGCAGAATTAAGTTCAAATACTGAATCCTCAGGTGGATTAGATCGAAGTTATGCTTTTGCATGGAGTAATGGAATAATGGAACCTTTTACTTTTTTAATCCCTAATTTTTTTGGAGGAGCTAGTCAAGAAGAAATATCAACGGATTCAGATTTAGCAAAAGGATTACAATCCAGAGGCGCTGGAACTGGACAAATCCGGTCCTTTGTGAAAAATGTTCCAACCTATTGGGGGGATCAGCCTTTCACTAGTGGCCCCTATTATATGGGAGCTATTATTATATTCTTATTTATACTGGGAATAATTTTTGTCAAAGGTCCAATTAAATGGTGGCTAGTTACTGCATCAGCACTAGGCATCATTCTTTCTTGGGGAAAAAACTTTGAAGTGTTCAACTACTTTATGTTTGATTATTTCCCTGGCTACAATAAATTTCGCGCAGTCTCCATGACTGTGGCTATGCCTTTTTTATGTATGCCTCTTTTAGGTTTCTTAGGAATCAAGGAATTGAGAAATGCTAATTGGCCTAAGGTAAAAAAACAGTTTTTGACTACAATAGCAATAGCTGCAGGTTTATGTTTGTTATTCGTAATAGGCTCCTTTATGATGGGATTCCGTGGAGCAGTAGATGCGCAGTTAGGTGATCAACCTTGGTTAGTGGATTTGATTAGAGAACAAAGGGCATCTATGTTAAGAACTGATGCTTTCCGTTCTTTCTTTTTTATCATCGCAACAGGGGGGATTCTTTATTTTTGGAAAGAAAATAAACTCAAAGATGGTCTTGCAATCGGATTAGTAGTGGCAGTTATAGCAATTGATTTAATTCCAGTTTCAAAAAGATACTTAAATGAAGATAACTTTGTAAAGGAAAATAGAGGTGAATTGATAACTAAAACCGAAGCAGATAAAAGAATTTTGCAAGATGACGGACATTACAGGATGTTAAATCTCAACAACCCATTCAATGAAGCTCGTACCTCTTATTATCATTCCTCCGTTGGCGGTTATCACGGGGCGAAAATGAGGAGATATCAAGATTTGATAGAAAATCATTTGCAAAATGAGATGAGCATAATGGTGGAAAAATTACGAAGTGGTGATTCTGACTTATCCAATTTCGGGATCATCAACATGCTCAATACAAAATATATCAAATTCGGTAACCAAGCTGGACAAGTAATCCCAAATCAGCAAGCAAATGGAAATGCATGGTTTGTAGAAGAGGTTAAAACAGTTTCAAATCCGGATGAAGAAATCGAAAAATTGGGAAATATAAATACAAAGCAAGAAGCAGTTGTCAATACTGATCGATTTGATTTATCGCAGGAGGTAATTTCAAAAGGTGAAATAGAACTGATTTCTTATGCTCCAAACGAATTAATTTACACCAGTAATAATAATTCAAATGGTTTAGCAGTGTTTTCAGAAATTTATTATCCCAAAGGATGGAAAGCATATATTGATGGTAAAGAAACTGATATCCTTCAAGTAAATTATGTTTTAAGAGGCTTGGAAATCCCGTCTGGCAATCATGAAATTAGATTTGACTTTAAGCCAGATGCTTACTTTATCGGTAACAAGGTGATGTTGGGAAGTTCAATTGTGATCTTTATTTTATTAATTGGAGGGTTAGCTTATCAGATTAGGAAATCCTTATGA